The genomic window GATATCCATGCCTCCGACAAAGCCGACTTTGTTGGTCTTGCTGGCCAGGGCCGCGGCAACACCGACAAGATAGCTGCCTTCATGTTCTTTAAACACATATTGGCGCAGATTTGGCGCATCCAGCCAGCCGACATCAATAATCGAGAATTTCTTGTCCGGATATTCCACTGCAACTTTTGAAATCGCATCTGCCTGGGCAAAGCCCACGCCCAGAATAATGGTGGCACCACGTTCTGCCATCCGCCGCATGGCCTGTTCACGCTGGGTTTCATTGGTGACTTCAAATTCCATCACCTCGACACCGGTTTCATCGGTGAATTTCTTCACCCCGTTCCACACCCCTTCATTGAAGGATTTGTCGAACTTACCGCCCATATCATAAATAACAGCTGGCTTAAACTCACCTGCTGTCACAGGGCCTGTAAGCGCAACTGCCATTGCTGCCAGACCGGCAAAGGCTGCTTTTTTTAAAAGTTTCATAGTCGATACTCCCTTTATGATTTCAGCCCAATTTGTCTGAGCCGTTCCTGCAGAAACTGTTCTGCTGTAAAATCATGCCTCAGCTTTACATCCGGTCGCGGATGTAAAAACATGGGCATAGAATAGCGCGAAAGATTCAAATTGACATCAGGATTAACCACCCGATGTGTGGTTGACGGAAAATACCCGCCTGTCGCCAGCGATAACATATCCCCGTTATTGATTGTAATCATTCCCGGATCACACGGTACATCATGCCAGTTGCCCTGTTTATCGCGCGCCTGCAGACCAGGTTGTGATCCCGCCAAAAGAAGGGTGATTAGGTTGATATCCTCATGTGCAGCCGCCCGAATCGCCGCCGCATCCTCATCCTGACCGACAGGCGGATAATGTAATATCCTCAACAGGCTCTGCTGGCTGTCAGCCATCATCTGTTCCAAAGGTGCGCTGAGGCTGGCCTGTAATTCTTTTGGCATTTGCTGATCCAACCAGCCCAGCAATTCAACGCCGATTGAGGTCAGGTCAGCATAGAGCTGGCGGGTAAAGGCGTTTAACCCGTCTGGTACCCGCCCCCAGGGATAGACATGGTAAAATTCTTTTAAATCCTTTTTGGCAGCGTCTTTTGCATGTTCAGATTTAAACGGGAAATAGCCATCCTGTTTTTCATAATCCCGCAGATAATCGGATTTGTCCTCACTGGCAAAAAACCCGCCCCACAGATCATATGCCTCATCGATACGTTCCGGTGAAATCGGGTGATTGGCCAGCACAGCAAAGCCGGTTTCCTGTAAAGACCGGGCAAGGCTTTGCGGCGCATCAGACGCCTTATAATCCACTGTCTCAATCTGCATAGACGCTCACTTTCTGCTTAAGTGGTCTGTTGTGCCTTAATCAGGCTGAACTGCTTCAGCGCATAACATCCATCTGGCGAATCTGTCTCATTTTGTCAGCTTGACCGCAAATGTCCAGAAACCTTGCTTTGATTTTTGCGGCATCAGCTGCAACAGCTACCCGGACGCCCCGCCGATTTAAGCTGTCATCAGGTACCGTCCTCCCGATCTGCTCGTCCGAGCAAACAACAGATAAAGGCGTTGTCTTGTAGCTAAACAGATCATTATCCGTAATCGCCACCAGTGCCGATGGATCATGCATCAGGCAAACATGCCGGCCGATCACTGAATGATAGAATTTGATATAAAAACCAGAGATATCATGCAAAAATCCGCCTATCTCCGGGGCGGTATGGCGCAAGGCCCTGAAATAGGCATCATCACAATCAATTGTCTGGGTTACATCCAGGCCAATCAGATCAATGTCCCAATCAGCCGCAAACACAGCATCTGCGGCATGCGGATCATTCCAGATATTGGCTTCGGCATAGGCAGACACATTGCCAGGCGCCCAGACCGCCCCGCCCATAATGACCAACTTTTTCACATGCTGCACAATTTCCGGGTCATGCCGCAGGACAGACGCGATATTGCTAAGAGGTCCAACCGGACAGAGAATCACCTCTCCACTATGCGCGCGGCATATCTCAGACAAATAGGTATCTGTGGTTTTGTCCAGAGGCACGCCTTCTGGCGTCTGTGCAGGCAAGTCGCCAAACCCTTCTTCACCATGCACATAGTGCGAAGGCGGGTTCAGTGGCTGGGTCAGGGGACAGGACGCTCCTTCGACCACATCAAGCGGGTAGTTTGCCTGTTCTGAGAGCAGCAACGCATTTCGAGTCGCCTGCCAGGAAAAAACATTACCAAAAACAGTGGTCAGGCCGAGCACATCAAGGCCCTGATGCGCAAACGCATAATGGATCGCCATCGCATCATCTATGCCGGGATCTGTGTCGATAATCAGTTTCTGTTTCATCTATGATCTCGTCTTTCAGCCCTGCCAGGCATCAAGTTCGGCGCGGGTTGGAATTGCTGCACTTGCCCCGAGCCGGGTGACCTGAAGGGCTGAGGCCTTTGCGGCTTGATGCATAGCGGCGCGCACCGTCACGCCTTCATCAAGACCAGCCAGCACAAAGCCTAAATAGGTATCCCCTGCCCCTGTTGTATCCACCGCCTCAACCGGATGAGCAGGCACATCAAAGGGGGCGTCCGGCTGGCCCAGATAAGACGCCCCTTTTGCGCCCCTTGTGACAATCACATGCGCAATATCCAATGCGGTAAGCGGCGCACCTGTAAAGGCTTCAAGCGCTTCAGCTTCAATATGATTGACCACCAACAAATCAACAATCGGCAACAGTCCGGCAGTCACCTCAGCTACAAATGGCGCGGCACTATAACAGATCTGCAGACCGGCTTGTTTGGCAGCATGCAAAAACGGTTCTGTTAAATTTGTCTCATTCTGTGCCAGGGCCCAGTCCCCCGGCCGGGCTGAAGACAGGAACGGTGCAATCATATCCTCTGTCAGCGCATGATTGCTGCTTGGGCTCAGGATAATCTGGTTCTCGCCAGAGCAGGCATCAACAGCGACAATCGCATGACCTGTGGCCAGTTCACCTGACTGGATATGGGCACAATCCACGCCAGCATCGCGCATATCCGCCAGCCAGCCATCATCAGCCTGGTGAATGCGTCCGGCATGCCGCACATCAGCACCGGCCCGGGCAAGGGCAATAGACTGGTTCGCGCCTTTGCCGCCAAGAGCAGCCTGAAAAGATGTTGCCGCCAGCGTTTCCCCGGCAGTGACCAGATGCGGGAGCGTATAGATATAATCAATATTGATTGAGCCCAGATTAAATATTGTCATCTGTTGGTATCTGCTCAGTTCTCATAAATCATCACATCCGCCGGGCGGTTCGTGTTGTTCAGGCCTGCTGGCCACCATTGGCCTTTGACCAGCCTTTGGGATCATGCAAAAAGCTTTCAACCGTCTGTGCTGTGAAGCTGTCAAATTTATCACTGGTTTTGATTTCCGCCAGCACATCCCACCAGCTTGACAGATAATGGAGGGTCAGGCCAGCCTCATCAAGCTGTGCTTGTGCATGGTCAAAAATATTATAATAAAACACAACGAACGCATGGTCACAGCTGACCCCGGCTTGTCGCAAAGCATTGGCAAAAAGCAGCTTGCTGCCACCATCTGTTGCCAAATCTTCAACCAGCAGCACATTTGTGCCGTCTACCAGCTCGCCCTCTATTTGGGCATTGCGGCCAAAACCTTTTGGTTTTTTGCGCACATACTGCATCGGCAATGCCAGACGTTCAGCCAGAAACGCCGCAAACGGGATACCCGCCGTTTCCCCGCCCGCCACACTGTCAAATGCCTCAAACCCCGCATCCTGGGCCAGCACAGAGGCAGCAAATCCCATCAGTGCAGAACGTATCCGCGGAAAAGAGATCAGCTTGCGGCAATCAATATAAACAGGGCTGGCCGCCCCCGAGGTCAGAATAAAAGGCTCTCTGGCATTTACATGAACCGCTTCAATTTCAAGAAGCATAGAGGCTGTTGATTTGGCGATCACGGATTTATCCATTACAGGCAGGGTAAGCATCTTTATCATCCCTTTTGGTTTCTTGGACACGCCAAGGTCAGGATTTCACCGACCAGAACACATCCATTTGCGGGTCAAATACGGTGATATCACCTTCCGGCGTCTGCACTGATCCAGGTACAGGTTGCGGCTCATCATGCTTTACCAGTGTAAGCCTATCCTGATTTACATCAAGACCATAGAATTGCGGCCCAAACACAGATGTAAACCCTTCCAGCCTGTCCAGGCATCCGGCATCATCAAAAATCTGCGCAAGACAGGCAATTGTGTTTGGCGCATTGAAAATGCCCGCACAGCCACAGGGCTGAAGCTTGGCCGGGTCCAGATGAGGCGCGCTGTCTGTGCCCAGGAAAAACTTGTTTGTGCCCGCAAGAACCGCCTCCAGCAGGGCCAGACGGTGTGTTTCGCGTTTCGCCACAGGCAGGCAGTAATAATGTGGCTTAATCCCGCCTGCCAGATAGGCATTACGGTTGATGATCAGATGATGCGGCGTCACGGTTGCAGCCAATCTGTCCCCTGATGAGCTGACAAAATCAACTGCCTGTCTGGTGGTGATATGTTCAAACACGATATTCAGCTGTGGCAACCGGTCATGCAAAGGCTGCAAAATCCGGTCAATAAATACCGCTTCACGGTCAAATATATCAATTTCCGGGTCTGTGACCTCGCCATGTACCAGCAAGTGCGCCCCTGTTTCTGCCAAAGCTTCCAATACGGGCATTACCTTGTCGATATCCCTGACCCCGCTGGCGGAATTGGTCGTGGCACCAGCCGGATACAGCTTGACCGCGGTGGCGATACCAGACCGGATCGCTACGACCAGATCATCTGCATCTGTCTGCTCAGTCAGATATAAGGTCATCAGCGGTGTAAAGCCCGCGCCCTCAGGCATTGCCGCCAGGATTCGATCACGATAAGCAGCAGCGTCAGCACCGCTGACAACAGGGGGAACAAGATTTGGCATCACAATCGCCCGACCTGACCAGAAGGTGGTGTAAGGCAATACCGCCTTCATCACATCCCCATCACGAAGATGAAGATGCCAGTCATCAGGTTTGATTATCTGCAGTTCTGTTCCCATGATTGTTTAATTTCAGCCCTTGGCCCGCTCAATAGCAGCCTTGATCATCTCTGCCGCCTTTTCCGGGCCTTCCCAGCCCTGAACCTTGACCCATTTGGTCTTTTCCAAATCTTTATAATGTTCAAAGAAATGCGCAATCTGGTCTAAAATAATCGGCTGCAGATCAGCTGTTGACTTCACATCTTTATAGTAAGGATGCAGCTTGTCCACAGGCACACATAACAGCTTTTCATCTATACCACTTTCATCTTCCATCATCAGAACACCAATCGGACGCGCGGCGATCACACAGCCATGCACAATCGGCATCGGGGTCAGCACACAGGCATCAATCGGGTCACCATCATCTGACAATGTATGCGGCACAAACCCGTAATTCACAGGATAATGCATTGGCGTATGCAAAAACCGGTCAACCAGAAGGGCGCCTGACTCCTTGTCCAGCTCGTATTTTACCGGAGCTGAGCCAGCCGGAATTTCAATAGCAACATTAATTTCTTCAGGCGGGTTTTTCCCAACAGTCAGTTTATCCAAATTCATAGCGAGCCGTCCTTACTGCATCAAATTCATCCAAAGGCAGTACGTGCACATCTGTTTGTGTCTGCCTGTTTTTTTGTTCCCCCTTAATACAAATATGAACAAGCTTTGACCAGACCCAATTTAGGGCTCAGCAAAACCCTTGATTATGTGCAGCCAGACCGGCATTGTACCGACATATTCGCCAGCACCATGTGGACGATGAATATGGGACATCAGACAGACGCTCACATCCTTGTTATGGGTCAGGGCATTGCCGGCCTGACCGCAGCTATTGTGCTGGGAGAGGCCGGATATAGTGTCCAGGTTTTAGGCCGCAGATTCCCGGCTCCGGGTGGCCTGCAACTCTCGCCAAACGGATTTAAGGCCTTAGCTGCCCTGGGCCTGGATAAACCGGTCCTGGAAAAGGCGGTGCGTCTGCGCTCTGTGGAGATTAAATCTTTATCCGCGCATCGCCATCTGACAGAAATCATTCATCAGCCGGACCAGACACATGCGGCCATTGCCAGACAGGATGTCCTGGACCTGCTGAGTGCGCGCGCTGAGCGGATCCCGCTGGTCAGTTTTACAGATACCCGTCTTGAGGCTCTGCACGTAAAGGCGGGCAAGGCGCAGATTGTCAGTCAGGATGGTCAGGTGTTCCTCGGCGATGAGGTGATCGGCGCAGATGGCGCCAACGGGCTGGCCAGAGCCGCTATCGCCGGCCAGAACCAAAGCCAGATGAAAGCTGTGTATCGGGCCATGCGGGCAGAGGTGAAGGCAGATCATTTGCCCGCGGTTCTGCGCCGCCAGTCAACCTTGCTGCTGTTGGGCGATGGATGCCATCTTGTCAGCTATCCGATTGCCGGCGGGACACGGAA from SAR116 cluster alpha proteobacterium HIMB100 includes these protein-coding regions:
- a CDS encoding dihydroorotase, homodimeric type (PFAM: Amidohydrolase family~TIGRFAM: dihydroorotase, homodimeric type); the encoded protein is MGTELQIIKPDDWHLHLRDGDVMKAVLPYTTFWSGRAIVMPNLVPPVVSGADAAAYRDRILAAMPEGAGFTPLMTLYLTEQTDADDLVVAIRSGIATAVKLYPAGATTNSASGVRDIDKVMPVLEALAETGAHLLVHGEVTDPEIDIFDREAVFIDRILQPLHDRLPQLNIVFEHITTRQAVDFVSSSGDRLAATVTPHHLIINRNAYLAGGIKPHYYCLPVAKRETHRLALLEAVLAGTNKFFLGTDSAPHLDPAKLQPCGCAGIFNAPNTIACLAQIFDDAGCLDRLEGFTSVFGPQFYGLDVNQDRLTLVKHDEPQPVPGSVQTPEGDITVFDPQMDVFWSVKS
- a CDS encoding dioxygenase, isopenicillin N synthase (PFAM: 2OG-Fe(II) oxygenase superfamily) — protein: MQIETVDYKASDAPQSLARSLQETGFAVLANHPISPERIDEAYDLWGGFFASEDKSDYLRDYEKQDGYFPFKSEHAKDAAKKDLKEFYHVYPWGRVPDGLNAFTRQLYADLTSIGVELLGWLDQQMPKELQASLSAPLEQMMADSQQSLLRILHYPPVGQDEDAAAIRAAAHEDINLITLLLAGSQPGLQARDKQGNWHDVPCDPGMITINNGDMLSLATGGYFPSTTHRVVNPDVNLNLSRYSMPMFLHPRPDVKLRHDFTAEQFLQERLRQIGLKS
- a CDS encoding sugar kinase, ribokinase (PFAM: pfkB family carbohydrate kinase~TIGRFAM: ribokinase); this encodes MTIFNLGSINIDYIYTLPHLVTAGETLAATSFQAALGGKGANQSIALARAGADVRHAGRIHQADDGWLADMRDAGVDCAHIQSGELATGHAIVAVDACSGENQIILSPSSNHALTEDMIAPFLSSARPGDWALAQNETNLTEPFLHAAKQAGLQICYSAAPFVAEVTAGLLPIVDLLVVNHIEAEALEAFTGAPLTALDIAHVIVTRGAKGASYLGQPDAPFDVPAHPVEAVDTTGAGDTYLGFVLAGLDEGVTVRAAMHQAAKASALQVTRLGASAAIPTRAELDAWQG
- a CDS encoding Inosine-uridine nucleoside N-ribohydrolase (PFAM: Inosine-uridine preferring nucleoside hydrolase); translation: MKQKLIIDTDPGIDDAMAIHYAFAHQGLDVLGLTTVFGNVFSWQATRNALLLSEQANYPLDVVEGASCPLTQPLNPPSHYVHGEEGFGDLPAQTPEGVPLDKTTDTYLSEICRAHSGEVILCPVGPLSNIASVLRHDPEIVQHVKKLVIMGGAVWAPGNVSAYAEANIWNDPHAADAVFAADWDIDLIGLDVTQTIDCDDAYFRALRHTAPEIGGFLHDISGFYIKFYHSVIGRHVCLMHDPSALVAITDNDLFSYKTTPLSVVCSDEQIGRTVPDDSLNRRGVRVAVAADAAKIKARFLDICGQADKMRQIRQMDVMR
- a CDS encoding inorganic pyrophosphatase (PFAM: Inorganic pyrophosphatase) is translated as MNLDKLTVGKNPPEEINVAIEIPAGSAPVKYELDKESGALLVDRFLHTPMHYPVNYGFVPHTLSDDGDPIDACVLTPMPIVHGCVIAARPIGVLMMEDESGIDEKLLCVPVDKLHPYYKDVKSTADLQPIILDQIAHFFEHYKDLEKTKWVKVQGWEGPEKAAEMIKAAIERAKG
- a CDS encoding 2-polyprenyl-6-methoxyphenol hydroxylase-like oxidoreductase (PFAM: FAD binding domain), giving the protein MGHQTDAHILVMGQGIAGLTAAIVLGEAGYSVQVLGRRFPAPGGLQLSPNGFKALAALGLDKPVLEKAVRLRSVEIKSLSAHRHLTEIIHQPDQTHAAIARQDVLDLLSARAERIPLVSFTDTRLEALHVKAGKAQIVSQDGQVFLGDEVIGADGANGLARAAIAGQNQSQMKAVYRAMRAEVKADHLPAVLRRQSTLLLLGDGCHLVSYPIAGGTRNNLVFCAASEQLGPGWAERIFSSLPVLACLSDPSVKWTDTPLYPAQALPVWRRERVTLIGDAAHVMPPHLAQGAGQTFVDCACLKAELARLPLSDALSQMAATRSKDVQKIIQKATASGQVMRLGGLASRARNMFIDLAGPRFMKSWLNDVWDTDS
- a CDS encoding orotate phosphoribosyltransferase (PFAM: Phosphoribosyl transferase domain~TIGRFAM: orotate phosphoribosyltransferase), with the protein product MLTLPVMDKSVIAKSTASMLLEIEAVHVNAREPFILTSGAASPVYIDCRKLISFPRIRSALMGFAASVLAQDAGFEAFDSVAGGETAGIPFAAFLAERLALPMQYVRKKPKGFGRNAQIEGELVDGTNVLLVEDLATDGGSKLLFANALRQAGVSCDHAFVVFYYNIFDHAQAQLDEAGLTLHYLSSWWDVLAEIKTSDKFDSFTAQTVESFLHDPKGWSKANGGQQA